The sequence below is a genomic window from Dioscorea cayenensis subsp. rotundata cultivar TDr96_F1 chromosome 6, TDr96_F1_v2_PseudoChromosome.rev07_lg8_w22 25.fasta, whole genome shotgun sequence.
TCTTACGTGGTTTGTTCactttgtataaaaaaaatacgcttttgttcaaaatttttaccaaaaaaaattattttcataaattacttcaaattgaaaaagaacacatacatatacatatacatatatatatacatacatacatattgcTTATAAACAAGTCAATTACAAACATTATAATCACAAATTAAAACTCCTTCAAGTTATTCACTTTTAAGGCCTCAAATCTTTTCCTCTCCTTCTCCCAATGAAGCCTTCCTTTTGATCAAAGGATTCACCAATGAGTCCACGTCAGCCTCAATCTCATCAATCTATTAAAGATTACATAACAACCAAATTTCATTTACATTAatcaaaaacacacacacacacacacacacacacatatatatataatgtgctGTATCCACATTTTccttttaacaaataattaaagttaattaTAATGTAATTACCTTATTGATGAAGCCTTCAACAGCCTCAGCACTCTTGTCCACGACTTGAGCTATATGTTCTACTTCCAAAACTGCCTTCTTTATCTCTCCATCTGGCAATGCATCGGCCACCGCTGATGATGCCTTCTCTGTAACTTCCGCCACACTTTCTACAACTTCAGCTATTGTCTCTATTGTCTCCTCCACTTGAtctaacatataaatattaaatttttgatatcATTAGACATATTACGTTCATatataacttaatttttatgtatgttaaaaataaaactatcaaTTAGTTGTTATTCTTTATAGTTATTGTaataaagaatatgaaaataagtTAATGTTATAAAAAGAATGACTTTAATATTCATTGATTGATGTAATATAAAAGGATTAACCTAATGTAATAGATTTATTCTTCTATCAcgttaaaaaaagaagagaaggtgcacaaagagaatttttaacatgttAAATAtaagtctatatatataaatatatatatatatatatatatgaggatcaATCCTCTATACGCGTTCTGATTAAAAATCGTGAGCGTTAACTGGGACCGTTGGATTTCGATCCAGCGGTCGAGACTATTCGATAAACGAGTGTATTCTGTCTTTATGAGCTGTAGCTAAAAGGGTTAAGCATTCTTGTGAGCTACGTGGGACGTCTATGCCGTCCACGGAGAACTctttctccatatatatatatatatatatattcaattactACGTACCTTGGATCCTTCTTACTCTTCCATAAAATGGCAAAGCTAAGAGAACCAATGCACCCCATAACCAGTTTGCCCTACATAAACAAACCACAAAGCGAAGTTCATAAAGTACAACCCATTagcacatacatatataacttTACAAGATCTCTATATATtaactagatatatatatatatcacgtatataacttatatacatatatatatatacataccaaGACGGAAGATTGAGTAAGAAGAGGGGAACAGCAGAAGGTAGTGTTTCAACAATGTTCTTCATTACTTccctatatataaaagaaacacATCAAGACATGATTAATCAAAACCAATTACAATCCATCAACTACAGCTTatacaatgaaaataattaactcACATGTCATCATTTGATGCTCGAGAAACCGATAAACAGCGTCTTCTAATCGACGTAGTATTGACGCAACGGTAAGGATGAGAGATCAAGTAAACTAGAGACCTAAATTTAGAAGAGGAGAAGGTGTAGAAAGCAGAAGGATTAAGAGGAAGAAGTGTATTAGACATAGATAAACACAATCTTAATTTATAATCTTACGTATCCTCTCTATATAACTATTTAATAAGGTTTTTGTATGTGTgtgcgcatatatatatatatatatatatctggtTTGAGATGAAGGGAAAGTAGGACAATAGTggctttgaaaagaaaaatgtgtTTGACTTTAGACCAAGTCCTTGATGAAAACGTGTAGGACTTTTGATGATAAAGCTTGTCTTAGGTATATGTCCTCCAATTGGGATAATCTTGATAAGCAGACAGCGTGTCATAATGGTTTTAAGGGAAAGTCTAAATGGTTTTCTTAGTTGAATGTTTTGTAATTTACTTCTTGTTAGGTACCATATTTATCTTTTCAATTCATGTTTAGAttgctaaatttatttattttttcatattttaattgataCAACTTTTATGAgacaaatacattaaaaacatatataaattcattctggtttatatattttattgaatattattttttatctctatatttttaaaaggattTTGGCAAATGAATATAAGTGagaaaaattttagaatatataaattagtccAGAAGGAGGCTAAAAAAGCCGTGAGCGAGGTTAAGTATAAGACTTATGATACACTATATACTAATTAggttcaaaaagaaaaacatatattgaaataaatgtggataaaccacaactttattgaaaaatgaaagaCATGAACATAAGATAAAAAGCTTTTCATCGAGTGAGGAGAAAAACTAAGAGCGacgggaaaaataaaaatacaaggaGAAAAGAAGCTGGGTAGGCGGAAGACACCGTCTGGTCCCTCAGGCCTGCCCAAACCATCAAAAGGAGCAACTACTCCTGCGCATGATCGGGTCCAGACTCTCCGGTGAGTTGAGGGTTCTAGCTGAGAAATTAAGGGATCGCTGAATTTTACGAAAAGCTTGATAATGTGAGCTGCGACAATCAGTGCGAGTTGAGAACCAAGAGAAACATATAGTTTAGCTAAAAttagagaaaagaaaatgtggaaTTTAGGGAGTTTTTGTGAAGATAATAAGATGCTAGTGAAGGATGAGGATCAAATTAAGGAAAGATTGAGAGGATCTCCAAACCAACactaaaaatgtaaaacaagaaGAATTTAACATTCTTCACATTTCAACAAATCAACTGCAAACATTTTATAAACATGCTAACATAAAATTAAGGACAAGAGTTTCAAAGGAATTTAAAGAGtcgaataattatttaatatcacAAGAATAAAGAATAGTAACTAAATATATTCTTCTAGgggttctttttcttcttctttcgttttttttttgtcccttTAGCTCTTCTTCAAAAACCTTTCCTCTTGTAGTTTTTTAGTCTTTAGACCTAAATCTTTCTTCCCTAATGAAAgcctttttttttagataaaaagtagataaaccatattcattaAACGAAAAGGCACAGAACAAACAAGAGTACAAAGATAACCTCACCCAGGAGTGAGGAACAAAACAAAGGAGAAACAACAACACACTAGGAAAAACAACACAAGTAGCCAACTAGAGGAGAACCGCCCCTAGGGGCTAACACAAGACAACAACATCAGCACTAGCCTTCACCCTGAGAGAACGCCAACTCCGCTTGAGCACCTTGCTCCCGGTCCTTGGAAGAGAGAAAATCAAGGCTCCTCTTAATCTTTCCACTGGGCTCCTCCAGTTTTGCCTTCTTTGACTCAGGAATTGCATTTATCCACATGAGCaccatatgaataattttaaaaataatagaagtaGTCGAAGAACATGAAGAAGTAAATATGCATGCATTTCGCTCAATCCGGATATTCCAAATAATGGCCCTCAGAAGAAGATCCCAGAAAGAAGACAGGGATCTCCCAATATTTCGATGCCAACTTCCCCACAATTCCCCTAAAAAGTTGGGGCTACTACGGAGACCAAAGAGCAGTCAAAAGTTCCAAATATAAGAAGCCATCGAGCATTGGGTGAAAAGATGATTAGAAGTCTCCCAGACGGACTTTGTGCTTCTGTGACTCATTAAGCTCCGTGAACGAGCTTCTCACACCGGTCATGTGATTCGAACACCCACTATCCACGATCTACACGGAGACTTGCGGATTTTTCTCCCCTGCACGGTGagcgagaaaaaaatattgcttacctccttctcctttttcttaCGACGAGAGGGATCCCCCTTTCTCCACTGGTTTTTCCCTGTAAAAACAGTTAGCTTTTATATGTCCAAAACGTTTACAGTGATGACATTGGATGTTGCTCTTGTACATCCTTTGCTTTCCACCATATTGTTGCTTCTGCTCcactcttcctcttcctcttcctcgtcCAGAACCTCTGAACGAGTatcttcctctacctctcgatGGTGAATAACCAACTTCCTTCGATGAAGACTGAGGCTCAGACCTCACATGAAGAACTTTCTCTTCAACTGGATCAGCTTGACTGATCAGTCTAGCTTCATGTGCTTTTAGTGACCCCGTAAGAACATCCAAGGTGAGCTTAGTGATATCCTTGGATTCTTCTATTGCCGTCACTACATGGTTGAACTTAGCCCCCATGCTTCTCAGCACCTTTCCGACCACCATAGCTTCAGAGATAGTGTCACCAAGTCTCTTCATTTCGTTCACCATTTCTTCAACATGAGTAATGAAGTCTTCGACACACTCATTGTTCTTAATCTTGAGGTTTTCAAAGCCTTGTCGCAACGCTTGCAACTTCACCGCCGTAAGCTTGGGGTCACCTTGGTACTGCCGTTTCAGACGATCCCAAGCCCATTTAGCTGTCTCAATTGCCTCTATGCGAGAGAACACCTTGCGGTTCACAGACTGCTGGATCAAGTAGAGGGCTTTTGAGTCTCTCTTCTTATGCTCCTTCGTCTTAGCCTTGTCTTCACCTTCTGGGATTCCCTTATCGATCAAATCCCACAAATCTTGAGAACGAAACAGTGTTCTCATCATAATACTCCATGCTCCATAATCTTCACCATCGGTAAAGGAGGCATACCATTTGCAGCCATGCTTACAGCTTTAGAACTCAACCAAGAGATAGAACAACGCACACACACAGGTGGATCGAGtggtctctgataccactgttcaAGATTCTGGGGAAGAGATGAGAGAGCAACTGAacttaataatcaaaataaaaacaacaggTGAAAGGTTGCTGGCTTAACATTCAAAATAAGGATACTTGACCATACATAtatcaaaacataatattaaagtAGCATACTAGTACACCTAGTGCATGCTCGGCATTGTCATCCAATGCTTGTACGAGGCTTTTACCCATAACCTCTTTCACATACTTGACTTGAGAGCATTCTGCAATAGATCTACATAATGGCCACAAGATACTGACCATTCTCCTGACTTTATATCTGCATCACATACCACGCTTCAGTCAATGATCTTCAGTCAACTGCAACAGTGGTCAAGGGGGTTCTTCTCATGAGAGTCTTGGTGTGACCCGTAGTTCTCGTCCGTCCGTCAAAGGGGCTCTCTGGAGCACGCACAATATCCCGGCGACagagaatagaaaacataaggttGTTGTGTAGGAGCGTTCGTCCTCACATGCAATTGTGAGGGagggatcttcttctctactGCCGCGGCGTGAGTGAAGGAGGAGTGCATCGCGAGGGCTTCAATCGAGGCCCGGGCGGACATCCTTGATGTACGAGATAGATGCCCTCAATCTCCCGAGCGGTGGTTGGTAGCTGCTCTCCCCGATATTATTCCCTTGAAGGTTGAGCTAGGTTCCCCTCACCGGTAGTCGAAGGCTGGTCTTCGGACCAGTGGCCGGACCGGTGGTCACTCCGAGTGCCTCGGCCAATCCGCTGGTCATGGAAGGGCTCGGTCTCCCGAGCACAGCAGGGCAGACCAGGCGAGTAATCTGACGTCGCGGGGCCTGAGAGGGAAATGTGTCGAATCGTGTGGGGTCTGTGATCCGGCACCGAGATTGGTGACACGTAACCCATCCGAGGTTGACGTGGATACGGATGATAGAGGACGGGTGGATCGATGCGTGGAGATAGGGGAGTTTACGCATCAATCGATCGATGGAGGCGGGTTGTGAATAAGCGAGGCCAAGGCTTTGGATCCTCTTCTTTGCATTATTGGGGTCGGAGAGTGAAGTGGGCTTGGCTCGGATTGTATGCTACGAGGATCCTCTCATTCTTTGTGAAGTGGACCAGACATTGGGTAGTCGCAATGTTGGGGTTGGGCCAATCATTAATGTTGGCTCTAGTGTTCAGGGTGGTGGGCCGAATTCGGAGCACAATGATTCAGATTCTTTAGAGAATATTACAGTTGGGCCTGATGGTGTTTCTCAGGGCCCATCTTGTGTGGGTTTCAAGTACATAGATGAGAAGCCAAATTTGACACCTCCTGATGGTTTTTTATGGCATTTTTTATCAGGGACATGGACTATGGTCCCAGCTATTGAGGTTGAGCCTGATGATGATTTCAGATCCTCAGTGGGAGGAAAGGTTGTAGATCGTTCAGATGATCAGGTCTCAGATAGGGCTATAGAGGAGACTGATTTGGAATTGGATGATTCAGTTACAGAATTTGATTTTCAATCCGGATTAGTTTCTTCTCCTGCTGATTCTGCGATTGGTACCAGGAAGAGTGAGCGGCAAAAGATGCCTCCCTCGAGATTCAACGAGGATGCGGGATTTCTTTTGGACCCACCTCGATCTGCTAAAAAGAAGGGTGCAGGAGGGGACAACTCCAAAAGTGGTTCTTTGTGGGGACACGGGGAAAAGTTCAAAGAGTCGGTTGCTATTATCTAGAGGAGTCTAGACTTTTTTTAGATCCTCGGGTGGAGAAGCTAGCCGTGTTCCACTATGGAGGAGGACGGACAGGCGAGCGAAGGTTAGCGATGTTGGATGATGTTCTAGAGGAAGCCTCCTGGTTCCTCTTTTCTGTGGTGTTTTGGTGGGGCTACCACATCTTGTGGTGGCTTTTATTTCTCTGTTTCTTTGTTTGTGTTACTCACCAGTATGGTGGGACTTTTGTACTGGTTTGACTTTATTAAtctatgtggtttatccaccttttcaaaaaaaaaaaattttgcctTCTATTCTTTCATGCAACTCATTTGATTTGGTTATGTCGATATTCTGCCATAGTTTGTTGGAACTCTATCCTTAGTTGAGTCGGGTCTCCAACACTCTTTCTTTCCCCAGCTTGCCAATGGCTCTTGGCTCACTTATGACTTTCCTCTACACATTAATGCTATGTTTGCTAGGGCCATTACTTGGCAAATCTGGATTGCCAGATGTTTTCTAGTCTTTCGTCATCAATCCCCGAATTTCTATCGAATCCCTCATTTGGCCTGGGCTAGAGTGCTTGACTTCTTCACTGCTAACGCTCTTTTTggcatgaaaaaatttatttcttctCGCAGGCCCCATTACTCCATTCTGGTCTCCACTGATGCGGCCTGGGATGCTCAGACAGGTATGGCTGGCTATGGATTTATTATCTATACTAATCAAATGGTTGTTTTACTTGCAGGCGCTGCAGGTGACAAGCTTTTCTCATCTCTCCTTGAAGCTGAATTGCGTGTCATTCTCCGAGCTTTGGAGCATTGTTGCGCCAACAACTGGATCCCTACCACTCTCTTCACTGACTGCTGCTGTGCTATCCAGCTTCTCAAAAACTTCAACAATCTTACTGCTTGGAGACTTACTTCCATTGTCAGAGCCATTAAAAGTTTTACTCATACTTGGGAGGACTTCTCCTTTGATCATGTCCCGCGTGACCTTAATTCAGTTGCTGACCAGCTTGCTCACTTTGGCCTTGTCAATCCTCAAACCTCTCTCTTTGCTCGAGGACCCTGACCAGCCCTAGTCGGGCTTGAGGGATATCCTGCTTCcgcttatttcttctctttctaatttgttttctttttccttagcttcTTGTAGCTCCTTTttgcaacaaaacaaaaaaaaaaaaataataataataataataataataataataatataaagaagtggaaattgccaaaaacaccttgtaagtttgcaatattgccaaaaacaccccattagttttgcactcctaAAAAACCCCATCCTTTTTGAATACTAATgatttttaaacccccaaaacatctaatagtgattgatagagttaatttagaatttttttggacgaaattgtcccttgcatgggaagttgtggcaagtgtgacggggtttgactataatgccctttaGGGTGcgatgagtttctatttaaaaatgaagcttctatttaaaatatgaggtatgaggtcctgtttaaaaaatgagtttcctgtttaaaaaatgagttttctatttaaaaaaatgagttttttgtttaaaaaaatgagttctctgtttaagaaatgagttttttgtggtgtatttatcacccccaaaatctctttattgcagTTGGGCTGGGCCagtgagacaaagcatgcggctcacaatcacagtcacgttgcatgaaaaatgggatttcaagttcagagaaaaaggtgcaacctttcgatgccttcgctcgacgacgaggagcatgcggtcttccccgaggtcgacgacgaagaagatgaaagagatgaggtcgacgacagggaagacgatgaagacgaagacgaagacggcgagatcgaaccctcatcggcgccgcttcctccctccgttcctgtcaccgacttaggcaccatggatccaaaccccggaatgatccctaaccctaaccctattgctatccatgttgcggtctccgcagtcgagaatggttccgttcaagttcaCTTGCGTCTTATCCGAAGCGTCGccatcgaagacctcaccactccgaccgccgaggaacgtcgccaaccggatcgccaacgccgataaagatttctcctttaagacccccaCACGAGCgaggccaccttcgagatcgctcgcccggatccGGAGCTCGAGACTCAAGCGTTCGCGTGatcagcgacgatgagatactcaatgtccctactcaatgaggtctctgcttttaaaaaataagctctcgctttaagaaatgagttctctgctttaagaaatgagttctctgcttatatgcttgtttgtctttgtttaactatcgatgtttcgcttTAATATATCTAGCGCTTTAcgctttaaaaaaagtgcttaaatatcgttgtttctatttaaatatgcaCGAGTGCAACCTTCGATGCCTTCGGCTCGACGActgaggagcatgcggtcttccccgaggtcgacgacgaagaagatgaaagagatgaggtcgacgacagggaagacgatgaagacgaagacgaagacggcgagatcgaaccctcatcggccggcctcctccctccgttccgcatcaccgacttaggcaccatggatccaaaccccggaatgatccctaaccctaaccctatcgctatccatgttgcggtctccgcaatCGAGAATGATTCCGCTCAGTTCGACCTGccttatccgacgtcgccatcgaagaccctcaccactccgaccgccgaggaacgtcgccaaccggatcgccaacgccaataaagatttctcctttaagaccccacacgagcaggccaccttcgagatcaCTCGCCAGATCTAGAGCTCGAAAGACTCAAGCGTTCGCACGAGATCAACGACgtatgagatactcaatgtccctactcaatgaagtttcgctttaaaaaaatgaggtctttgtttaaaaataagtctctgctttaagaaatgagttcttttgtttatatgcttgtttgtctttgtttaactatcgatgttttctgcttaatatattgcgtttacgctttaaaaaagtgcttaaatatcgttgtttctatttaaatatgtactgagtggccaagattaattggtttttatatccgggattaatttatcacgtaaatatttgtttttcctgctttaaatattaatgtttttttgtttaaaaaaatgagttttatgtttaaaaaatgaggtttctgcttaagaaatgagtttttttgtttaagaaatgaggtttcgctttaagaaatgaactctccgctttaagaaatgaattctccgtttaagaaatgagttctctgctttaagaaatgagttctctgtttaaaaatgagctctgctttaagaaatgagtacatacaaaaaggaatgcaaaaagaatgaaaaaatgtatgcaaaaaggtttaagagcaatgatggaatttcataacgcaggggtaaaaaggaagtgaaaacaataaaggaagggttgttcgaggtatgcaaaactcagTACATgctttgggaagttttgaaattatcgagggtaAACAAAGAATTTTCCCTATAANNNNNNNNNNNNNNNNNNNNNNNNNNNNNNNNNNNNNNNNNNNNNNNNNNNNNNNNNNNNNNNNNNNNNNNNNNNNNNNNNNNNNNNNNNNNNNNNNNNNNNNNNNNNNNNNNNNNNNNNNNNNNNNNNNNNNNNNNNNNNNNNNNNNNNNNNNNNNNNNNNNNNNNNNNNNNNNNNNNNNNNNNNNNNNNNNNNNNNNNNNNNNNNNNNNNNNNNNNNNNNNNNNNNNNNNNNNNNNNNNNNNNNNNNNNNNNNNNNNNNNNNNNNNNNNNNNNNNNNNNNNNNNNNNNNNNNNNNNNNNNNNNNNNNNNNNNNNNNNNNNNNNNNNNNNNNNNNNNNNNNNNNNNNNNNNNNNNNNNNNNNNNNNNNNNNNNNNNNNNNNNNNNNNNNNNNNNNNNNNNNNNNNNNNNNNNNNNNNNNNNNNNNNNNNNNNNNNNNNNNNNNNNNNNNNNNNNNNNNNNNNNNNNNNNNNNNNNNNNNNNNNNNNNNNNNNNNNNNNNNNNNNNNNNNNNNNNNNNNNNNNNNNNNNNNNNNNNNNNNNNNNNNNNNNNNNNNNNNNNNNNNNNNNNNNNNNNNNNNNNNNNNNNNNNNNNNNNNNNNNNNNNNNNNNNNNNNNNNNNNNNNNNNNNNNNNNNNNNNNNNNNNNNNNNNNNNNNNNNNNNNNNNNNNNNNNNNNNNNNNNNNNNNNNNNNNNNNNNNNNNNNNNNNNNNNNNNNNNNNNNNNNNNNNNNNNNNNNNNNNNNNNNNNNNNNNNNNNNNNNNNNNNNNNNNNNNNNNNNNNNNNNNNNNNNNNNNNNNNNNNNNNNNNNNNNNNNNNNNNNNNNNNNNNNNNNNNNNNNNNNNNNNNNNNNNNNNNNNNNNNNNNNNNNNNNNNNNNNNNNNNNNNNNNNNNNNNNNNNNNNNNNNNNNNNNNNNNNNNNNNNNNNNNNNNNNNNNNNNNNNNNNNNNNNNNNNNNNNNNNNNNNNNNNNNNNNNNNNNNNNNNNNNNNNNNNNNNNNNNCAAGAAGGGTATAATCCTTTTTTCAAAAACTACATATGTATAGGCTCGTAAATTTTGTCATGCTTAGTGGCATGTGAACCCGTTAGGGGGTTTAATTTTTTAGCCTAATTTCTTTCGGGGTTTTGAAATTCCGTTTACCCTATT
It includes:
- the LOC120263651 gene encoding uncharacterized protein LOC120263651 gives rise to the protein MSNTLLPLNPSAFYTFSSSKFRSLVYLISHPYRCVNTTSIRRRCLSVSRASNDDMEVMKNIVETLPSAVPLFLLNLPSWANWLWGALVLLALPFYGRVRRIQDQVEETIETIAEVVESVAEVTEKASSAVADALPDGEIKKAVLEVEHIAQVVDKSAEAVEGFINKIDEIEADVDSLVNPLIKRKASLGEGEEKI